In a single window of the Massilia oculi genome:
- a CDS encoding head GIN domain-containing protein, which yields MRTLIALASLAALTGCAIIVAPGDGDTRVHTAWSSDSKEGDGVAAREQRAIGALPVLDVSGSLPVEVRVGPSPSLVVEADSNLLPLIRTETQGDTLRIYSEKSLRSKTPLRIVYTTPRLSEVRASGATRVEVSELNGAPLDVKRSGSSEVRLAGKVGNLNARSSGAGLLDASRLQSDGIDATLSGSSRMRLGQVKGDHARLELSGSSSLDASGAVRSLSARVSGSASVDLADLKTEDADLGASGSGGIRATVKQSLFARTSGSGGIRVYGHPAQRSITGDRVHLLD from the coding sequence ATGCGTACCCTCATCGCCCTTGCTTCCCTCGCAGCGCTCACCGGCTGCGCCATCATCGTCGCCCCAGGCGACGGCGATACCCGCGTCCATACCGCGTGGAGCAGCGATTCGAAGGAGGGCGACGGCGTCGCCGCGCGCGAACAGCGCGCCATTGGCGCGCTGCCTGTGCTGGACGTGAGCGGTTCGCTGCCGGTCGAGGTGCGCGTCGGTCCGTCGCCGTCGCTGGTGGTGGAGGCGGACAGCAACCTGCTGCCGCTGATCCGCACCGAGACCCAGGGCGACACCCTGCGCATCTATTCCGAGAAGAGCCTGCGCAGCAAGACGCCGCTGCGCATCGTGTACACCACGCCGCGCTTGAGTGAAGTGCGCGCCTCCGGCGCCACCCGTGTCGAGGTGAGCGAGCTGAATGGCGCGCCGCTCGACGTGAAGAGGAGCGGTTCGTCCGAAGTGCGCCTCGCGGGCAAGGTGGGCAACCTGAATGCGCGTTCCAGCGGCGCGGGGCTGCTGGACGCGAGCCGGCTGCAGAGCGACGGCATCGACGCGACCCTGTCGGGATCGAGCCGCATGCGCCTGGGGCAGGTAAAGGGCGATCATGCGCGCCTGGAGCTGAGCGGATCGAGCTCGCTTGACGCCAGCGGCGCGGTGCGCTCGCTGAGCGCCCGCGTGAGCGGCTCGGCCAGCGTCGACCTGGCCGACCTGAAAACCGAAGACGCCGACCTCGGCGCCAGCGGTTCGGGCGGCATCCGCGCCACCGTGAAGCAGTCGCTGTTCGCCCGCACCTCGGGCTCGGGCGGCATCCGCGTGTATGGCCACCCGGCCCAGCGCAGCATCACTGGCGACCGGGTGCACCTGCTCGATTGA
- a CDS encoding globin domain-containing protein yields the protein MISAASRPYIDASVPVLRQHGPAITTTFYANMFRAHPELRNLFNMGNQASGVQQQSLASALFAYAANIDNAAALGPVVSRIVHKHVSVGLTAAHYPIVGFHLLGAIKSTLGDAAVDPLMKAWEEAYGSLAKVFIDAETKLYADAGIEAGYLRPMRVTEVVRESENVLSIRFVPQDGEPLPPFKAGQYVSVEAIFDDGFRQLRQYSLSDAYGVDSMRISVKREEGNNNVPAGAVSNWLHRNVEVGDILQVSHPFGDFLPDTESDDPVVLLSAGVGITPMIGALNRIALVNPQRRVIFAHAARCPEHHPHQRDIAAAQARMPNLQVVTFHEQDSAPDALPGFMDLARLPKWPRSETNVYMCGPLPFMQAQWNALLQDGAPANRLHREVFGPDLLDNLL from the coding sequence ATGATTTCTGCCGCTTCCCGCCCCTATATCGACGCTTCGGTTCCTGTCCTGCGCCAGCACGGTCCGGCCATCACGACCACCTTCTACGCCAATATGTTCAGGGCCCATCCGGAGCTGCGGAACCTGTTCAATATGGGTAACCAGGCCAGCGGCGTGCAGCAGCAGTCGCTCGCTTCGGCGCTGTTCGCCTACGCCGCCAACATCGACAACGCCGCCGCCCTCGGCCCGGTGGTCAGCCGCATCGTGCACAAGCACGTCTCGGTCGGCCTGACCGCCGCCCACTATCCGATCGTCGGCTTCCACCTGCTGGGCGCGATCAAGTCGACCCTGGGCGATGCCGCCGTCGACCCGCTGATGAAGGCATGGGAAGAAGCCTATGGCTCGCTGGCCAAGGTCTTCATCGATGCCGAAACGAAGTTGTATGCGGATGCCGGCATCGAAGCGGGCTATCTGCGTCCGATGCGCGTGACGGAGGTCGTGCGCGAAAGCGAAAACGTGCTGTCGATCCGCTTCGTACCGCAGGATGGCGAGCCGCTGCCGCCGTTCAAGGCCGGCCAGTACGTGAGCGTGGAAGCGATCTTCGACGACGGGTTCAGGCAGCTGCGCCAGTACAGCCTGTCGGATGCGTACGGCGTCGATTCGATGCGCATCTCGGTCAAGCGCGAGGAAGGCAACAACAACGTCCCGGCCGGCGCCGTGTCGAACTGGCTGCACCGTAACGTGGAAGTGGGCGACATCCTGCAGGTCAGCCATCCGTTTGGCGACTTCTTGCCGGATACCGAATCCGACGATCCGGTGGTGTTGCTGTCGGCCGGCGTGGGCATCACGCCGATGATCGGCGCCCTCAACCGCATCGCCCTTGTCAATCCGCAGCGCCGCGTGATCTTCGCGCACGCCGCGCGCTGCCCCGAGCATCATCCGCACCAGCGCGATATCGCCGCCGCCCAGGCGCGCATGCCGAACCTGCAGGTGGTGACTTTCCATGAACAGGACAGCGCGCCCGACGCCCTGCCCGGCTTCATGGACCTGGCGCGCCTGCCGAAGTGGCCGCGCAGCGAGACCAACGTCTATATGTGCGGCCCGCTGCCTTTCATGCAGGCGCAGTGGAATGCGCTGCTGCAAGACGGCGCCCCGGCGAACCGCCTGCACCGCGAGGTGTTCGGTCCGGACCTGCTGGATAATCTGCTGTAG
- a CDS encoding APC family permease, giving the protein MNQTLGQKLLRTKSAARHHEETASVGVAGAVPGLHRSLGLFPLTMIGVGATIGTGIFFTMVEAVPKAGPAVVLSFLLAALTAGLTALCYAELAGRVPASGSSYSFAYATVGEFAAFIVAACLLLEYGLAASATSIGWSDYLNNFLMNAFNWQIPEQLRSPMFVSDHHNVTFHPGNINLPPILLVIMCGFLLVRGARESATTNAIMVIIKLAILVFFAAIAFTGFNADNFQPFFNTNEASGYAGMAGVTAAAGTVFFSFIGLDTIATAGEEVKDPRRNVPIGILAALIIVTVFYMLVAVAAMGAQPAHLFEGQEAGLAVILQNVTGQAWPALVLSLGAVVSVFSVTLVTIYGQTRILYAISRDGLIPQVFQKVSARTQAPVKNTIIVCVVVGLVAGSVDSTFLWDMVSMGTLTAFMVVSIAVPVIRKRQGADAPPGFRVPFGPYVIPGLSVLACLYIMKDLSPATFRVFFIWMAVAVVAYFAYGMRNSRLNTAK; this is encoded by the coding sequence GTGAACCAGACCCTGGGCCAGAAGCTGTTACGCACCAAATCGGCAGCACGCCATCACGAGGAAACCGCCAGCGTCGGCGTCGCCGGCGCCGTACCCGGCCTGCATCGTTCGCTCGGCCTGTTCCCCCTGACCATGATCGGCGTCGGCGCCACGATCGGCACCGGCATCTTCTTCACGATGGTCGAAGCGGTGCCGAAGGCCGGACCTGCGGTGGTGCTGTCCTTCCTGCTGGCGGCGCTCACCGCCGGCCTGACCGCGCTGTGCTACGCCGAACTGGCCGGCCGCGTCCCGGCCTCGGGTTCTTCGTATTCCTTCGCCTACGCCACCGTCGGCGAATTCGCGGCCTTCATCGTCGCCGCCTGCCTGCTGCTCGAATACGGGCTGGCGGCCAGCGCGACCTCGATCGGCTGGTCCGACTACCTGAACAACTTCCTGATGAATGCCTTCAACTGGCAGATACCGGAGCAGTTGCGTTCTCCGATGTTCGTCTCGGACCACCATAACGTGACCTTCCATCCGGGGAACATCAACCTGCCGCCGATCCTCCTGGTGATCATGTGCGGCTTCCTGCTGGTGCGCGGCGCCAGGGAGTCGGCCACCACCAATGCCATCATGGTGATCATCAAGCTGGCGATCCTGGTGTTCTTCGCCGCCATCGCCTTCACCGGCTTCAATGCCGACAACTTCCAGCCTTTCTTCAATACGAACGAGGCCTCGGGCTATGCCGGCATGGCCGGCGTGACCGCCGCCGCCGGCACCGTGTTCTTCTCCTTCATCGGCCTGGACACCATCGCCACCGCCGGCGAAGAAGTGAAGGACCCGCGCCGCAACGTACCGATCGGGATCCTGGCCGCCCTGATCATCGTGACCGTGTTCTACATGCTGGTCGCGGTGGCCGCCATGGGCGCCCAGCCGGCCCATCTGTTCGAGGGCCAGGAGGCCGGCCTGGCGGTGATCCTGCAGAACGTGACCGGCCAGGCCTGGCCGGCGCTGGTGCTGTCGCTAGGGGCGGTGGTGTCGGTGTTTTCGGTGACCCTAGTGACGATCTACGGCCAGACCCGCATCCTGTACGCGATCAGCCGCGACGGCCTGATCCCGCAGGTGTTCCAGAAGGTGAGCGCCCGCACCCAGGCGCCGGTGAAGAACACCATCATCGTGTGCGTGGTGGTGGGCCTGGTGGCCGGCAGCGTCGATTCCACCTTCCTGTGGGATATGGTGAGCATGGGCACACTGACCGCCTTCATGGTGGTCTCGATCGCGGTGCCGGTGATCCGCAAGCGCCAGGGAGCGGATGCGCCGCCGGGCTTCCGCGTGCCGTTCGGCCCTTACGTGATCCCGGGCCTGTCGGTGCTGGCCTGCCTGTACATCATGAAAGACCTGTCGCCGGCAACCTTCCGCGTGTTCTTCATCTGGATGGCGGTGGCGGTCGTGGCCTACTTCGCCTACGGCATGCGCAACAGCCGTCTGAACACGGCAAAGTAA
- a CDS encoding CatA-like O-acetyltransferase yields MDKFEQRRDRFALFDGMDSPSVNLCFPLELPDFRPWCKEQGLAPFHVLLCAVLRSVLKIENFRYRIHDDEVIRIERLIPSFTVRNLNDDLNFATFDWSDDLREFVARGRAAGVEAANMTGLNQHYTTLSPRDAKDQVFVTCIPWLEFTAIQHPTTRIGRSDIPSLAWGRFRDGPAGKLVLPFSVQAHHGFVDGFHIYQLGQQVASELTAMMRSTAPAAAHTPAG; encoded by the coding sequence GTGGACAAATTCGAACAGCGGCGCGACCGTTTCGCGCTGTTCGACGGCATGGACAGCCCGTCGGTCAACCTGTGCTTCCCGCTCGAATTGCCGGACTTCCGGCCCTGGTGCAAGGAGCAGGGCCTGGCGCCCTTCCACGTGCTGCTGTGCGCGGTGCTGCGCTCGGTCCTGAAGATCGAGAACTTCCGCTACCGCATCCACGACGACGAAGTGATCCGCATCGAGCGGCTGATTCCGTCGTTCACCGTCAGGAACCTCAACGACGACCTCAATTTCGCGACCTTCGACTGGTCCGACGACCTGCGCGAATTCGTCGCGCGCGGCCGCGCGGCCGGCGTCGAAGCGGCGAACATGACCGGGTTGAACCAGCATTACACCACCCTGTCGCCGCGCGACGCCAAGGACCAGGTGTTCGTCACCTGCATTCCCTGGCTCGAGTTCACGGCGATCCAGCATCCGACCACGCGCATCGGCCGTTCCGATATTCCCTCGCTGGCCTGGGGGCGCTTCCGCGACGGCCCAGCCGGCAAGCTCGTGCTGCCATTCTCGGTGCAGGCCCACCACGGCTTCGTCGACGGCTTCCACATCTACCAGCTGGGCCAGCAGGTAGCAAGCGAGCTGACGGCGATGATGCGTTCTACTGCGCCAGCGGCCGCACATACTCCAGCAGGCTGA
- a CDS encoding alpha/beta fold hydrolase — MKNTLICCLAALGMLCGSAAAQDNIDAKRLAGARAAVEDLQRIVAPRGVQDSYKTRIGGIDQWINVRGQDRANPMILFVHGGPASPITPTMWQFQRPIEEFFTVANYDQRGAGKSYGETDPAIVGETIRIERYVDDLIEVAEHLRGRYGQQKLVLMAHSWGTVISMAASLKRPDLFHAYVGIGQVISVRENERISFEYALEQARIHDDREALKELQAIAPYPGNQPITRERIVAARKWPQHYGGLSAWRSESTYFFKGPLLSPDYTMDQVKAIDAGSLLTLGRLLPEFVEVDYSKVKEFPVPVVMFLGRHDYTTPTAPLEAWLAQVKAPSKRAVWFERSAHMAPWEEPGKTLVSLLEYVRPLAQ; from the coding sequence ATGAAGAACACCCTGATCTGCTGCCTGGCCGCGCTGGGCATGCTGTGCGGGAGCGCCGCCGCACAGGACAATATCGACGCGAAGCGGCTGGCCGGCGCCCGCGCCGCGGTCGAAGACCTGCAGCGCATCGTGGCGCCGCGCGGCGTGCAGGATTCCTATAAAACCCGCATCGGCGGCATCGACCAATGGATCAATGTGCGCGGCCAGGACCGCGCCAACCCGATGATCCTGTTCGTGCACGGCGGCCCGGCCTCGCCCATCACGCCGACCATGTGGCAGTTCCAGCGCCCGATCGAGGAATTCTTCACGGTCGCCAACTACGACCAGCGCGGCGCCGGCAAGAGCTATGGCGAGACCGATCCCGCCATCGTGGGCGAGACGATCCGCATCGAGCGCTACGTCGACGACCTGATCGAGGTCGCCGAACACCTGCGCGGGCGCTACGGCCAGCAGAAGCTGGTGCTGATGGCGCACAGCTGGGGCACCGTGATCTCGATGGCGGCGTCGTTGAAACGTCCCGACCTGTTCCACGCCTACGTCGGCATCGGCCAGGTGATCAGCGTGCGCGAAAATGAACGCATCAGCTTCGAATATGCGCTGGAACAGGCGCGCATCCACGACGACAGGGAAGCATTGAAGGAGCTGCAGGCCATCGCGCCCTATCCCGGCAACCAGCCGATCACGCGCGAGCGCATCGTGGCCGCGCGCAAGTGGCCGCAGCACTACGGCGGGCTGTCGGCCTGGCGCAGCGAATCGACGTATTTCTTCAAGGGCCCGCTGCTCTCGCCCGACTACACGATGGACCAGGTCAAGGCCATCGACGCCGGCAGCCTGCTCACGCTGGGCCGCCTGTTGCCGGAATTCGTCGAGGTCGACTACTCGAAGGTGAAGGAATTCCCGGTGCCCGTCGTGATGTTCCTGGGCCGCCACGACTATACGACGCCGACCGCACCGCTTGAAGCCTGGCTGGCGCAGGTGAAGGCGCCGTCGAAGCGGGCGGTCTGGTTCGAGCGTTCGGCGCACATGGCGCCATGGGAAGAGCCGGGCAAGACCCTGGTCAGCCTGCTGGAGTATGTGCGGCCGCTGGCGCAGTAG
- a CDS encoding S46 family peptidase produces the protein MKKTLLSLAILSSFAAHADEGMWMPQQLPQVAKQLKAAGLKLDPANLTKLTEFPMGAIVSLGGCSASFVSPQGLVVTNHHCVYNSIAVNSTPERDLLKNGFLAKTMAEELPASPGSRIFVTDEVTNVSNQVITPEVAKLTGKARIDAIEKNQKTLVAACEQEAGYRCTVASFYGGLEFYRLKQLEIRDVRLVHAPADGVGKFGGDTDNWMWPRHTGDYGFYRAYVSKEGKSAEFSKDNVPYKPKHVIKLAQGHAKEGDFVMVLGYPGRTNRHRLPSEVAFTFDWNYPAFVQASGETLAIIDRETKNDPAARLKYAGQIAGVNNYYKNRKGMLVSYQNSDFLQRKTAEHNALKAWVNADASRKAQYGADIEAAEKLIAERDAGTKKGFFLTYSQPKFLTSARTLYRLANERAKPDTERKTGYQDRDLPRLTSVIEGQDRTYDEKVDKALVLNFLKQYNAQPAAEHDAAFDAALGIKPGMSEAELKSALDRIYAGSKLASKEERTAWLKKSPADFKASNDSFIKAAVAMYDADIKDEEKGEESAGKIQQAYGNYMKAKIAYMNSKGQAVYPDANSTLRVTFGKIAGRDVGADGTTGWTAFTTVSGVTAKHTGEGEFDAPDNQLAAIQAKNFGKYADPKLKTLPVNFLATLDITGGNSGSAALNAKGELIGLAFDGTLDSIISDWDFNKAMTRSIQVDTRYMLWNMKEVDKADNLLKEMNAL, from the coding sequence GCAACAGCTGCCACAAGTGGCCAAGCAACTGAAAGCCGCCGGCCTCAAGCTGGATCCGGCCAACCTGACCAAGCTGACGGAATTCCCGATGGGCGCCATCGTCAGCCTGGGCGGCTGCTCGGCTTCCTTCGTGTCGCCGCAAGGCCTGGTGGTCACCAACCACCACTGCGTCTACAACAGCATCGCCGTCAATTCGACGCCGGAGCGCGACCTGCTCAAGAACGGCTTCCTGGCCAAGACCATGGCCGAGGAACTGCCGGCTTCGCCAGGCAGCCGCATCTTCGTGACCGACGAGGTCACCAACGTCAGCAACCAGGTGATCACACCGGAAGTCGCCAAGCTGACCGGCAAGGCCCGCATCGACGCCATCGAAAAGAACCAGAAGACCCTGGTGGCGGCCTGCGAACAGGAAGCCGGCTACCGCTGCACCGTGGCCAGCTTCTACGGCGGCCTGGAGTTCTATCGCCTGAAGCAGCTCGAGATCCGCGACGTGCGCCTGGTGCACGCGCCGGCCGACGGCGTCGGCAAGTTCGGCGGCGACACCGACAACTGGATGTGGCCGCGCCACACCGGCGACTACGGCTTCTACCGCGCCTACGTGAGCAAGGAAGGCAAATCGGCCGAGTTCTCGAAGGACAACGTGCCGTACAAGCCGAAGCACGTCATCAAGCTGGCGCAGGGCCACGCCAAGGAAGGCGACTTCGTGATGGTGCTGGGCTACCCTGGCCGCACCAACCGCCACCGCCTGCCGTCCGAAGTGGCCTTCACCTTCGACTGGAACTACCCGGCCTTCGTGCAGGCCTCGGGCGAGACCCTGGCCATCATCGACCGTGAAACGAAGAACGACCCGGCCGCGCGCCTGAAATATGCCGGCCAGATCGCCGGCGTGAACAACTACTACAAGAACCGCAAGGGCATGCTGGTCTCCTACCAGAACAGCGACTTCTTGCAGCGCAAGACCGCCGAGCACAATGCGCTCAAGGCCTGGGTGAACGCCGATGCGTCGCGCAAGGCGCAGTACGGCGCCGACATCGAGGCGGCCGAGAAGCTGATCGCCGAGCGCGACGCCGGCACCAAGAAGGGCTTCTTCCTGACCTATTCGCAGCCGAAGTTCCTGACCTCGGCGCGCACGCTGTACCGCCTGGCCAACGAGCGCGCCAAGCCGGACACCGAGCGCAAGACCGGCTACCAGGACCGCGACCTGCCGCGCCTGACCTCGGTGATCGAAGGCCAGGACCGCACCTACGATGAAAAAGTCGACAAGGCGCTGGTGCTGAACTTCCTGAAGCAGTACAACGCGCAGCCGGCCGCCGAGCATGACGCGGCGTTCGACGCCGCCCTCGGCATCAAGCCGGGCATGAGCGAAGCCGAACTGAAATCGGCGCTGGACCGCATCTATGCCGGTTCCAAGCTGGCCAGCAAGGAAGAGCGCACCGCCTGGCTCAAGAAGTCGCCGGCCGACTTCAAGGCCTCGAACGACAGCTTCATCAAGGCCGCGGTCGCGATGTACGACGCCGACATCAAGGACGAGGAAAAAGGCGAGGAATCGGCCGGCAAGATCCAGCAAGCCTACGGCAACTACATGAAGGCCAAGATCGCCTACATGAACAGCAAGGGCCAGGCCGTCTACCCGGACGCCAACAGCACCTTGCGCGTCACCTTCGGCAAGATCGCCGGCCGCGACGTGGGCGCCGACGGCACCACCGGCTGGACCGCCTTCACCACCGTGTCGGGCGTGACCGCCAAGCACACCGGCGAAGGCGAATTCGATGCGCCGGACAACCAGCTGGCCGCGATCCAGGCGAAGAACTTCGGCAAGTACGCCGATCCGAAGCTCAAGACCCTGCCGGTCAACTTCCTGGCGACGCTGGACATCACCGGCGGCAACTCGGGTTCGGCCGCGCTGAACGCCAAAGGGGAGCTGATCGGCCTGGCCTTCGACGGCACCCTGGATTCGATCATCTCGGACTGGGACTTCAACAAGGCCATGACCCGCTCGATCCAGGTCGACACCCGCTACATGCTGTGGAATATGAAGGAAGTCGACAAGGCGGATAATCTGCTGAAAGAGATGAACGCGCTGTAA